In the genome of Labrus bergylta chromosome 7, fLabBer1.1, whole genome shotgun sequence, the window TCACATCTATCTCCTTTGACTGTTGAGGTTTTAATTGTTAATGAGTTATGATGAAGTGTTTTTAAGTATGAATTTCACAACAAATTAAATGTCACTGAACAAAAGTGACGGTGACTTTTTGGATATATATTTATGCTTCAGTGTTTTCATAGTTAATTTTCAGCAGACACACGGGTCTTATCAAAGTGAGGACAGCTGCATGTCTCACTAAAGACTAAATGATCAATCTCTTGTGAGCTGGGATGTGTGGAGCAGAGTATCATATCAGAGAGCGGGGTTACCTTGGTGGTGAGGTCCTGCTCGGCGGGGAGGGTTTCTCTGAGTGCACGGAGGCCGTGCTGGACAAGATCGTTCAGATTACCTGAGAACAGAACAAAGCTCTCTGAATGAAGACTTCTCCACTTGTGAAATCAGTAAAAACAAGACGCCATGATGCTGTGActcacgtttaaaaaaaaaaaaaaagtgatatcacacattacattacaatcacgaaaaaaaatgaatataacaCGTCCAATAAAAGATGCAAAACATTCATGGTCAGTCGGCTAAATGTACTTAACAAGGCTCTTAATGAGTCGTGGTTTCTTCATAATATGCATGAACACAACCAGCCTAAAGAAATGTCATCTTACAGTCAGAAAACTTGTCCATGCATCTTTCCAGGTAGGTGCGAGCAGACTGAGAGCGCGCTCCGATGGACATGGCTTTACAGTCAAAGTAGTTGGCTGAGGGGCAGGTCTGGAAGATATGAGGTCCCATGTCCTGGAGAACAAGCAGCACATCAGTACGAGCTCAGGCAAGTTTTATatttcagacttttatttttatacagaGGACAAAAGGACTATAAGACATTTGAGAGAAAACTTACATCATAGCCAGCAATGAGCAGGCCGACACCGTAGGGCCTCCTTCCATACCTCTGTGTCGGGATTTGGGTTTCTGAAGGTTCAGTTATGGATCAATGTCGACCTTCAAGATTATTTTACGTCACGGGGTAACAGTCATGCTTTCACATGGAGAAAACAGGCAAAAGTAAATACTGAGATCGCACACGAACATATATTAACAGTAGTTTAGAGGATACTGCTGCCAATAAGAGAAACCAGGCGTGATGCAGGGAGGGGCCTGTCGAACACAAATCTTGAGTCCAAGCACTCCTGACGCATGAAGTTACTGCGGGAAAGAATGAATCATGAATATcaataacatcaaagaaaacactttgtttaCAACATCACAGCAGCTCTGACTCACCAGAGCAGTCTGGCATCAGCCGTCAGTCCAGCGATGGAGATGCCGACATGGTTATCCACATGAAGGATCTTCTTCTGGTGAGCAGCCAGTTCAGACTGAGCTCTCTGCagacaacaacattttaaagatcaTTAAAGATGTTCTAATCCATGTCATCAAATAATCTGCTACATGCTTCGCTGTATCTTTACATTTACTAATATTATAAATGTTGCAGATATCACACATTTCTTCACGgcttttaaagataaaaaaaaaggagtcaaGGCAACTCGCATATCTACATACTAGTATCATGAAGTTGAACTTTATGCAGACGGTTAAAATATTTGAAGACGCTACAGTGTTTCAAGATTATGGGAAGTCAATGTATCACCAAAGAAGACACTGAATAATTGCgttcacattttcacaaaacTGAACTTTTCAAGGTGAGCTTcacatgtgaacacaaacagccgaaatatttcactcagactttatccggagtttctcctgccatcCCTCTTTAGTATTTTctctgcagaaagtctgagtgagctgatgttaGAAGATCGCAAGCAGGATAtgatcaggagaattcaccttgagtgTGTGGGAGGGGTGGTCGTGATGTTTATACACCGCCATCGGTGCAACACCATAGTGTGTACGGAAGCGACCGCTGCGATCTCTGTGCACGCAATTAAACTGCTGCTTTATGTTTTCCGAATGCCAGTATGTTCTACTCTGCTCTTTTgctgatattgtgattctgtcagACGCATGGCATTGATATAAATACTCTTATTACAGCGCCACACAGCGGACACTGTTGTTTTCATCCGTCCACTTTCtcgttctttttacgtcatgtgCTGCCTCAGGACACCCGCTGCGAGGTGCACACATGAACCACTAGATCAGAAGGATTTGAgaagcagtcctcctgaaattcacAGGAGAGCTTGAAAACGGACAATGACTGTACCTTTAGCGCAACCAGAACTGCATGGGTTTTGGATTTCAGTCCTACGGTTGCAGACCCTTGCTTCACTGCCTCCATGGCATACTCGATCTGATGAATTCGACCctgaagaaacaaacagttttatcatttttacaCATTGATGCTGGACTTTGAAGGATGTGTAGTTTACTTTTAAGACATCAGATAAGTCTAGCAGTGACTCACCTGTGGGCTCCATACTGTCACGTCGTTGTCGTACTGGTTACggaacttaaaaaaagaaaaaaaaaaaaagaaaacaaaaacaagccatTACTTTTAAAATTACGTTAAACAACCTCTTTAAAGTATAAACACACAACATCCGAGCTTACATAGTTGTCTTGCATCATCGGCAGCTTTCAAGTACTGATCATTTCACGACACCTGAACGACTCCAGAATCAAGTTTTAAATTACTGCCACGGCTAAATAATACATAAGCCCCGCATTGTTTCCAGCCAGTAACCAAAGAGAACTCTGCAACCAGAGTACGAGCACCACATTCACCATGACACCGGTGTTATGTCGCACTTGGAACCGGTCTAACTTTGTCCTGCAGCAAGCTGTCGCACATTAGCTGAATACTCATCAATCATCACAGCCAGAGACCGGAGACTGGAGCTGTACGTATTAAAGAAAGTGGTTCATCTTTAAGAATTAGTGAATAACGAGGTGGAGGGAAAACGAAAGTAAAAAGACATGACAATACAGTTTGATGCTAACGTCAGATAGCTGCTACGCGTTAGCCTGCTAACCTTTACTAACAACGCAGTTATGATCACTGACTTTTActgtcaataaataaataaaaacacggGTTAATTATATCAACTTTAATGTTCTGCTTCCGATAAATATGTGCCATGAAGCATTTCTTTAGACGCAGGTTCCTAAGCCGGCTCTGTAGCATTAGCAGCACCTGGAGCTGTTTTGCTTACTCACAGTGCACttaagctagctagctaatgttagcttcgTGTGAGTGAATCAGTCTCGTTTTATGGATTTATTCCGACTTCATACGACATAAACACGTTGTACGACTCCAGTACTCTGTAGATGTATGTATAAAGCTTAAATGATCACCGTATTTCAGATTTAATTCAAATTTACCATCTCTGCTTTCAGTGTCTCGCCTCCTCCGCCTGTGCTACTGTGATCGgaacttgatttattttcctgGACGGGTCGTCAGGGAAAACAGTAGAGCccagattttaaatcattgATTGGTTTAAAGTCATGCCTAGCTACAATCGCCATCACTTATATTACGTTTTAATCTATAAAAACGAAAATCTCTATAATCAAAACTGTGAAATGTTTAATTAGAGGAGATGATTgattttgttcctgtttttttgcggttttttttttttaacatttaattaactGCTAGGGTTTTACTATTTTACAGTTTTgaattgtttaaaataatcttttccTAAACAGTTACAAAGAAGTGTATAATTTTGCCTTTGACGTGTCCTTAAAAGTCAATTTGTGAAtctaaaattgtaaaaaaaaaaacaaaaaaaaaaaacacgattaCTTATTGCAGCATTATGAATTGTTTGGTTTCGCAAACAATTGCTTATTCAAAAgtaatctttttttcaaatggtcTATTACTTATTGACTCTTGTTCCATACTGCACTTACCACACAGGCGCAGTGTTTTCTCATCACCACTAGGCGGCAGCAATAACTTAGAAGAAGACCCTCGATGCATCATTTGGGGACAAAAAGAAACACGCATAAAAACTCCTAGAATAAACATGAACAAGTTAACAATACTTGCATGTAGATGTGTTTTCATGTATAAAAGTATTGATTATGTATAATTCAGCTCAAGATAATGAAGATCTTGTAAagtagattttaaaataatgaatgcagATCTAGTAAAAACATGTGCAACTTATAGcctaaatgtaatttaatgtgTTCTTGCTCTTGAAATTGAAGCCTTTACTGCTGGGTGTGAAATAATGTCCTCCTTTTTGCAGATGAAATAacgtaaaataataaaagatagAGAAACGAACTATAACCAAAGTCACAGTGAAGGCAGAAGGGTTCATGTGCAGTCTGCAGCTTTAGAAGTTGAAGCCATCCATTTTAATAATTCACATATGTTATTTCTGAGCCACAGAACACTTCAGTCAATACTTCTCATCCACTGAGCTTTTGTCAAAGCTTGAACTGGAGAAGCAACACATGACCTTTAACTGGAGGAACAAGCTGCCTCTCCTCTATGACAAGTTACTGCGCTGAGGTTAGCTCTGGtgcaaaaaatataaataaaaatgttttgagcCAAAGACACGGGAGAAAAGCACATGCTctttaaaatcactttaaaaagaaCACCATGTGAAAAAGTTACCTATGAAACATTTAGTTAGATATATAAAAGATAAAGTAACATATAAATAAATCCCTAAACTGAACTCTGCAACAGAAGAGTCAGAAGCCAAAATTTGATTCAGTAATATTAAAGACGTGGAGATTGGAGTAAGTGTTTCCATTAGCTTTTATGTAAATTAATGCTAATATTTATCATGGAATATATCGGTTTGCTTTCAAGTTATCATTATAATTGTCCAGAATCTTCCACTCGTTAAGATGTACTGTCAAAGGAGGATTCACATTTTAACTGAATCCCAATgaaagtgtttctttattttttatgacaGACTCTATTTGGCTTGGAcgtcacagatacattggacgaaccagatCCATTGTGCAAGTGTTTTAGCAaacatgctagttctcaacaccggtccacaggaggctttagaaaggaaaacaatttaGATAGGaagaaaagcaataaaacatAGAATAACAATAAGGagagaatgaataaatacacatgaacggtagagcaaaggcagcatgatcaGACAACAAACCAGTCAGaagctattcatgtgagcactgttgttttgattttagccattgtttgagtcctctgttaAACGCATTACTGTTGCTCTCTAGTTTTATGCTAGTGGGCAGAGAGCGCCAAAGTTTTGCCGCCTTTGCGGAGAAAGCAGACTGGCCTTAAGAGTTGTATTAATGTGAAACACTTCTGTTTTTCTACATACATGTGACtatttaatgcaacatttgATTTCTCCCTGATGAGCTTGAAATGAAGCCTATgtgtaataataaaacatttggtaTAGAACCATGTTTATTCAGTTTATATCCTTTAAATACTTAGTGATGAAATTAAAttcaacttttctttaaaacacaggatttatatttgttttacatttttttaaatgaattgtcTTCATGTTATTGTATTTTctcattcatttaaactaaGCTATTTTTGGGCTCAGTTTGTTgggacttggtttgggaaccggagggttgtcGGTTCAAgcgggcctatgtgtgtgagaagcatgtctctcaataacagagtgtgaaccagaatttcccctgggggattaataaagtatgaaaataaaataaaaaaatgtcatttcttCCATCTCTGCTGAATGCTTATGATTAAAGTGATAACATGTTTCAATTAATATTTGAGGAATATTTTGAATGGCCTCCTTCATTGGACccattgttgtttatttatttatttattgcaggGTTTATTGTAAAAGAGCTCTACAGGTGGGTACATGCTGACAGGTGAGTGGCAGTTTTACCACTGAGCCTGTAATAAACGATGCCTCCCATGTGACTTTTAGTCCTTCATTCTTAATAAAACATACATGCAGGCTGTTCGTTTTCTCTCTGGGCTGTGCTGGTTTTCAAACTGGAATACAGACgcatttttaaaatcactgcAGGATTCTGTCACTTATCATGCCGTGTGTCTTTGCAGTGAAAGAAACGCTCTCTGTTGGCCTCATCCTCTCCTACGTCCAGCTTCATGTCTGGTTTTAAACTTTgccttttttgtctctgttaaTGATATCTGATGTACCCTTGatccaggaggaggagagggggggggggggggggggagggtagAGAGGGAGATGAATTAGCAAGGCTGTGCTGACgagctctcctcctctgccaagGCAGCGGCTGCACGGCGGCGGCCATTACATCAGCGCGCCAACCTCCTCCTTTGTGATTGAGATTGtaggagctgtgctgagctcagcaggtttttttttttcttcctggggGCCTCATTTAACTCTGCCAAACGGCCCCGAGTTTAATTTTTCAAATGGAGAGCAGCCTGAGTCACTGTGCGGTGGGTCCAAGCCACACTGTGGGCTCTGCGCTCGCACGTGGCGGCAGGGGAGAGGGAGGTGTTTCAGGGAGTAGATGGGAGTGTGAGTGCCCCCATGTCTCCCATTCATGCTTTTTAGTTTGTTTAGCCACATGGGGAAACAACAAATGCCTTCACTTCAATCAAATTTAGATCTAATTCTTTATGTttctttgatgcttttttttgtgtgtgtgttgagaaaGCAACAGCACAgattctcttttttctcttttctctatGAGATGCATATCAGCAGTGTCCACATGAACATGTATTTACTCAAAGTAGAATTTATGTAGCAACCTGTGTGCGTAAATACTCCACAACTCCCATCCCCTGGTTGCTTAAAATAGGCCACTTATATGTTTAAGCCTGGAAAATGACTGGACTAATGGGCGGGAAAGGCGGCGGCTCAGCCAAGGTTGCATTAAGTTGGCAGGAGTCCTATAACAAGACGGGTCAGGGGTCTGCAGCCGCACGGCAAACGGAGCGGAGGAAAGCCATCTCAGCCCCTCCGCTCTTTAGGTTTTTATGAGTCCAAATACTGTATGTCATCATTGACGTTAACAATATACGGCAAAAGGCCAGAGCGGCATACGTGTGAGAGGAGAGGTGCAGAGAGTCTTTTCGCTGCCGTCAGTTTCCTGTTGTTGACGAAAGAGCATATTCAACATTTTAGTGGCAAATTGGCTGAAGAGGCCTTTTTCTTATAAAGATAACAGAGCATTGTGGGGTAGCAATATAACAagcagagtgagagaaaaagtcACTGAGCTCAGTATATGAACTTATGACTAAAAGTGTAAGACATCACTGGCTGATTTTTTAAAGTACATGAATATCAAGAAGTATCTCTCCAGCCTGAGAAAAGAAGCCAATTCAgaagtgccaaaaactgcagttcccgtCAGAGGCTGACTCCAATAGTGAGTAATTCCCCATTAGGCCCTATAATAAAGCCAAACATAAAAGTAGGCACCAAAGTTACAAGGACAATATTTCCAAAGAAACATGTATAGATCTCTAGCTCATTTATCTGTTTTTACACCTACAGTATATGTGGGTCGTGTTATGCAAAATGAAAGGTGTGGTCACTCTGCTATTTAGCCGTCTGCTATGGTGTCACCTCAGGTTATTCAGTCTGAGATTTAACCtctcagctgtgtttgtgttgtcggCGTCTTTTGAAGATATTTTCATGCTAATTTTGGTCTATAATATTTCATCCCATCGTGTAGTTTAATGCACCAACACACTGTCCAAGAAGTTTGTGCTGAAGCTCTTTCAATGAGATAAATTCTAgtgtcattattttatttatattttacaacaaaTTAGCTGGTATCAGTATCCATAATTAGCTTGCTAGCTCGTTATGTGTTCGTCATATtgttcagattcagattctttattgtcccacaaggggaaatgtgttttgcagcaggagcacacagaagacaacaaacacaaggacaacatcaccgtAAAATCTAAATTAGAACATAgttaaaaaatcagacaacacaatatgaaacaatataaaacaatatgCAATAAAACCTGTCAAGAGCTCATACCAAAATGGGAGTTCCTGCCAAGTTAGTAAAATGCAAAGtagaggtgtgcaaatgtgcagttAAAGGGCAAAAATTGGGCTAATTGCTATTTAATATATTAATACAACATGGAcaaatgagacctggagtctCTTAGttttcctcacaggagcttgaTGACTTTATTGATATATTATTGATATACGAGATTATTATTGGTTTATTTGAGGCAGACAGTGCAAAGGAGTCAGGATTGGCGTTGGCTTTTTAACACAGAGATAACAAGGATCATAGTGATGACGAGATGAGTCATCTTAGTGttgttcacctgctgctacttGTCCAatccaataaataaacaacttaaGTCAACCACCACTACAAATACAACCTCACTTTGGGGGAAAGGTCATGGTTATCTATCTTAGTCGCCAGCCAATGAAGTAGCCTTCCCTCCACTTCTCTTTACCTTGTTGTCCAAATATCATTTGTAGCTCAAGAAAAACCAATATGGTGACCGCCAAAAAGCCGAATGTTTGTGGAAAAACCAACGGGTGAAGTCATGGTGGCTTCATTATTAAAACAATCCATTGAATATACTTCATCTAATGTCATTACAACAGAAAGCAACTAACTCTAAACCACCTGATGAGTGAGTAagtctaaaacacacacatataaaaacTTGCTTTTGACTCATTCAAATGCCGACTAACAGTAATCAGGTTGCTGTGAAAAGTGACTAATACTCTCCACTATAAGAAGGAAGTGCAGTCCTGTAGGAAGCAGATTTCAGTCATTATGTTAACAGCAGTGACGATTTTCCCATCCatcattttcattgttttaatgcCAGGAAATGCAGCCACACCAGAGCTGAAGAACCAGAATCCATCACTCTTATGTTCTGATTACGTCCGACTTCAGCTCACTGAATATGACTTAACAGCTTTGTCAATGATGACAAAGAAAGTTCAACGTTTAAATCATAGAGCTTCTATGATAACAACTGTATCCAAAGAATAATTAATATAAGGTCTATAAAGCACAGTGAGACACAATGTAGTTCAACAGAAGAAATCTGCTTCTAATGCACCGTTTTGAATGCTCAGGTAAAACCCAATTCAAAGGTTAGATATGAAAAATACTTTGTGACTGCTCACTGCATCATTAGCTTCAAGGAAATCCCTTTGCCTTCAGTGTGCTGCATCAGTAAAACTGGCCTTTCTCTTAAGTGCTCAGAGGTTTTATATCTTCAAActcacacattttaatttgatattaCAGCAGACTGCTCCCATCAAGTGTGGTATACATTTTTCCTGTTCAGCATGACAATAAAGGAACTTGGATACAGCTTTTATTCTTTCTTGCCATGCAGGTTTAAAGCTACGGTCAACTGTGTCCACCTCCACCCAATGGCTTCATTGGACCCCCAATTGGTCAGTCCAACTTTTCCAATCATGGTTAGATATCTTGACAAATTTTGAATGTATTACCAAAAACAAACCATGTGATTATTATCCAAGTGGCAGCctgtaacatgtttataaaaaacaatgatattggtctgattagctcatgtcatACTGGCACACACTCAAAGGGgatgatttaaaacaaatatactgtatataactcatatgtttgattttatgaaggataagagttattgtCAGTAGGGCAAGTGGCTGACCTGTCTGACAGACAGGCGTGGACCACGGTGTAGCAGTTTATCGTGAGGCTTAatacccgcctcagctccagcgaCGGCCATAGACAGGTTTCCAGATCCTCCTGCAGTAGCTAGTTGGGAGACGTCGTAGGCTTCATCcacttttatttacagtctatgtccTATCCTGTGTAGTAGCCCGACTGCAGCCAGGTGAAGCACAACACATCTTGAAagagatatcttttttttattccacaagttcctttcctttttgttgAAGATCTCGCATACTTTACCCACATGCAAGTCAACAGATGACAGTGTAGTCAGAGCATAGGGTAAGGCTTTCTATTTGTGACTACCAAGAGCAGTAACTACCTTTTAACTCCTCTTCTCTGGGATGTTTGTTTTACAACGGACACTGCCTAAAATTACAACAATTGAGGAAGAATATAATACTTCATGCTTCTCTCAAAAGACCTGCAAAGAGACTTTTTAGTGTAAAATTGTATGCTGGATCAATACCAGAAATTTGTGTCCACCTTCTTTCcatctccactctttagttgtACAAAGGGGAGGACAGGTCAAAGAGgcttttctcctccttttccacgGTCAAGGAGAGCCGCTTGTTCCTTCACCTCCCCGCTATGTTAACAAAGtttgcagcttcctgtttggttCTGGTGAGGCCGTTCCTATTGGTTGTTGACAATGGTCACGTCACTCAATGGCCACTTGCgatgatgataataaacatGCTGGTTTAATTGTAAAGCCAAGAAGAGAATAAGACTTTTAAACATCTCGGATTTAGTTCTATGACCCCCACCAAACGAACCAAGAACACAGAAGTGTCCTCCGATTCTAACAAATCTCTcctgatttttatttctctgtgactttgaaatcatttgaaatgttgatcGGTGTaaggcagaataaaaaaaaaggttaaacacTGTCTGTAACATGACAACAATTATAATTTCACCACTCTGAGAAGAGCTGCTTCACTCCCCATTTGGATCAAAAACGGTTTGTCTAAATCAATTTGGACAGTCGGGAGAATTATGTAAAGAAGTTGGACTTCTGATGATAATTTAACCAGACctcatttgaaaacaaatgtattgaaCCAGTGATTCATTTGTCACCCCTTGTCACTATCAATGCAGAAACATCTGAAGAAGCCAAGCCTACAGAGCAGACACATCCAATCATTACTGCAGCTCTCCAAAGAACTTTATAGAACTGATTGCTTTAGCTCATAAAGCTCTGCAGTTTGGACTCAAACTAATATGAGTGCTTTTGGAGTTTGGATGTTCGTATC includes:
- the psma1 gene encoding proteasome subunit alpha type-1, with translation MFRNQYDNDVTVWSPQGRIHQIEYAMEAVKQGSATVGLKSKTHAVLVALKRAQSELAAHQKKILHVDNHVGISIAGLTADARLLCNFMRQECLDSRFVFDRPLPASRLVSLIGSKTQIPTQRYGRRPYGVGLLIAGYDDMGPHIFQTCPSANYFDCKAMSIGARSQSARTYLERCMDKFSDCNLNDLVQHGLRALRETLPAEQDLTTKNVSIGIVGKEMEFTIYDDDDVAPFLEGLEERPQRKVAQPAADEPAAAVPAVPDEPMEH